A genomic region of Zea mays cultivar B73 chromosome 6, Zm-B73-REFERENCE-NAM-5.0, whole genome shotgun sequence contains the following coding sequences:
- the LOC541799 gene encoding silky 1, with product MGRGKIEIKRIENATNRQVTYSKRRTGIMKKARELTVLCDAQVAIIMFSSTGKYHEFCSPGTDIKTIFDRYQQAIGTSLWIEQYENMQRTLSHLKDINRGLRTEIRQRMGEDLDSLDFDELRGLEQNVDAALKEVRHRKYHVISTQTDTYKKKVKHSHEAYKNLQQELGMREDPAFGYVDNTGAGVAWDGAAAALGGAPPDMYAFRVVPSQPNLHGMAYGFHDLRLG from the exons atGGGGCGCGGCAAGATCGAGATCAAGCGGATCGAGAACGCCACCAACCGCCAGGTGACCTACTCCAAGCGCCGGACGGGGATCATGAAGAAGGCGCGCGAGCTCACCGTGCTCTGCGACGCCCAGGTCGCCATCATCATGTTCTCCTCCACCGGCAAGTACCACGAGTTCTGCAGCCCCGGAACCGA CATCAAGACCATCTTTGACCGGTACCAGCAGGCCATCGGGACCAGCCTATGGATCGAGCAGTATGAG AATATGCAGCGCACGCTGAGCCATCTCAAGGACATCAATCGTGGTCTGCGCACAGAGATTAG GCAAAGGATGGGCGAGGATCTGGACAGTCTGGACTTCGACGAGCTGCGCGGCCTCGAGCAAAACGTCGACGCGGCTCTCAAGGAGGTTCGCCATAGGAAG TACCATGTGATCAGCACGCAGACTGATACCTACAAGAAAAAG GTGAAGCACTCGCACGAGGCGTACAAGAACCTGCAGCAGGAGCTA GGCATGCGGGAGGACCCGGCGTTCGGGTACGTGGACAACACGGGCGCCGGCGTCGCCtgggacggcgcggcggcggcgctgggcGGCGCCCCGCCGGACATGTACGCCTTCCGCGTGGTGCCCAGCCAGCCCAACCTGCACGGCATGGCCTACGGCTTCCACGACCTCCGCCTGGGCTAG